The following are encoded in a window of Pangasianodon hypophthalmus isolate fPanHyp1 chromosome 14, fPanHyp1.pri, whole genome shotgun sequence genomic DNA:
- the kcnj13 gene encoding inward rectifier potassium channel 13, translating into MATSSSSSPLMKTKPQQQRLVSKDGRSLMRSPASGVRETWIGAFKDMWGAWLSLRWRWVVLAFCGSFLLHWLLFAVLWYVLARANGDLGVDHDNPPPGHTLCVKYVTGFTAAFSFALETQLTIGYGTMYPNADCPTAIALLALQMLLGLMLEAFITGAFVAKFSRPQKRCSGILFSPKAVVCEVDGQRCLMFRVCNLLSRPLVDVCVSAVLYEEQDDHTIRQTALDFLLDGLGSRPCPLFLSPLTFLHPLTPDSPLIRAMPPSGQSQFELVVFLSASQEGTGSAYQKRTSYLADEIQYGRRFTKAVLHGERRNSAQAMRYFDTHICPLMGPNTYSNSRDKECVVQVNGDGNDAME; encoded by the exons ATGGCAACCAGCAGCTCATCATCACCGCTAATGAAAACCAAACCTCAGCAGCAGAGATTGGTCAGCAAGGATGGGCGGAGTCTTATGCGCAGCCCTGCCTCCGGTGTACGGGAAACATGGATCGGGGCGTTTAAGGACATGTGGGGGGCGTGGCTTTCCCTGCGTTGGCGATGGGTGGTGTTAGCATTCTGTGGttccttcctcctccactgGCTTCTCTTTGCTGTACTGTGGTATGTCTTGGCACGTGCCAATGGTGATTTGGGCGTGGACCATGACAACCCGCCACCCGGGCATACACTGTGCGTCAAATATGTCACGGGTTTCACTGCCGCCTTCTCGTTCGCCCTGGAGACCCAGCTGACCATCGGATATGGGACCATGTACCCCAACGCCGATTGCCCCACCGCCATTGCCCTTCTTGCCCTGCAGATGCTGCTGGGGCTCATGCTTGAGGCCTTCATCACTG gtgcaTTTGTGGCTAAATTCTCTCGTCCACAGAAGCGCTGCAGTGGAATCTTGTTCAGCCCTAAAGCCGTGGTGTGTGAAGTCGATGGTCAACGTTGCCTAATGTTCCGTGTGTGTAACCTGCTCTCGAGGCCGCTGGTTGACGTATGTGTGAGTGCCGTGCTCTATGAGGAACAGGACGATCACACAATCCGCCAAACCGCCCTGGATTTCCTGTTGGATGGCTTGGGCTCGCGACCTTGCCCCCTCTTCCTGTCACCTTTGACCTTTCTCCACCCCTTGACCCCAGACAGCCCGCTGATTCGTGCCATGCCCCCTTCAGGCCAGTCACAGTTTGAGCTGGTTGTGTTTCTTTCTGCTTCCCAGGAGGGCACTGGATCCGCCTACCAGAAGAGGACGTCCTACTTGGCTGACGAGATCCAATATGGCCGCCGTTTCACCAAAGCGGTCCTGCACGGAGAACGGCGGAACAGCGCTCAGGCCATGCGCTATTTCGACACGCACATTTGCCCACTTATGGGACCCAACACGTACAGCAACTCTCGGGACAAGGAGTGTGTGGTACAGGTCAACGGCGACGGTAACGATGCAATggaatag